In Cucurbita pepo subsp. pepo cultivar mu-cu-16 unplaced genomic scaffold, ASM280686v2 Cp4.1_scaffold001425, whole genome shotgun sequence, the following proteins share a genomic window:
- the LOC111786315 gene encoding 18.5 kDa class I heat shock protein-like encodes MSMIPSFFGGRRSSIFDPFATFDLSDPFDFHFPSSLSSHFPEIARETSAMVNARVDWKETPEAHVLKADLPGLKKEEVKVEIEDGKVIQISGERRVEKEEKNEKWHRMERSSGMFQRRFRLPEDAKMEEIRASMENGVLTVTVPKAEERKMDVKSVEISG; translated from the coding sequence ATGTCGATGATTCCAAGCTTTTTCGGTGGCCGACGGAGCAGCATCTTCGATCCATTTGCCACATTCGATCTCTCAGATCCATTCGATTTTCACTTTCCTTCATCACTTTCATCTCACTTTCCGGAAATTGCTCGTGAAACTTCAGCTATGGTGAACGCTCGTGTAGACTGGAAGGAGACGCCGGAGGCTCATGTTCTGAAAGCCGATCTGCCTGGACTGAAGAAAGAGGAAGTGAAAGTGGAGATAGAAGACGGAAAAGTGATTCAGATCAGCGGCGAAAGGAGagtagagaaagaagagaagaacgagAAATGGCATCGGATGGAGCGAAGCAGTGGAATGTTCCAGAGGAGATTCCGGCTGCCGGAAGATGCGAAAATGGAGGAAATTAGGGCATCTATGGAGAACGGAGTATTGACTGTGACGGTGCCGAAGGcggaagaaaggaaaatggatGTGAAGTCCGTTGAGATTTCCGGCTGA